One Chlorobaculum limnaeum genomic window carries:
- a CDS encoding ribonuclease HII: protein MLSTDFEQPLWESLSRVCGIDEAGRGPLAGPVVAAAVVFPRHFRPSGILQRLDDSKKLTPELRAALAPAIRQDAEAWAVAVVDAETIDSLNILQATMHAMNLAVESLGATPEFLLVDGNRFRPVLPIPFETVVKGDSKVFSIAAASVLAKTHRDELMTGYAVEYPEYGFDLHFGYPTERHVEAIATHGRCAIHRKSFKLRKLGEK from the coding sequence ATGCTGTCAACCGATTTTGAACAACCGCTCTGGGAATCGCTGTCGCGGGTCTGCGGCATCGACGAGGCTGGGCGCGGGCCGCTGGCCGGGCCGGTCGTGGCGGCGGCGGTAGTTTTTCCGCGACACTTCAGGCCGTCAGGCATTCTCCAGCGACTCGACGACTCGAAAAAGCTGACGCCGGAGCTTCGCGCGGCGCTCGCACCCGCCATCCGCCAGGACGCCGAAGCGTGGGCGGTGGCGGTGGTGGATGCGGAGACCATCGACAGCCTCAACATCCTGCAAGCGACGATGCACGCCATGAATCTCGCCGTCGAGTCGCTCGGCGCGACGCCGGAGTTCCTGCTGGTTGACGGCAACCGCTTCAGGCCGGTGCTGCCGATCCCGTTCGAAACGGTCGTCAAGGGTGACTCGAAAGTCTTCTCGATCGCCGCCGCTTCGGTGCTGGCCAAGACCCACCGCGACGAGCTGATGACCGGCTACGCGGTGGAGTACCCAGAATATGGCTTCGACCTGCACTTCGGCTACCCCACGGAGCGGCACGTCGAAGCCATCGCCACGCACGGGCGCTGCGCGATTCATCGCAAAAGCTTCAAGTTACGTAAATTGGGGGAAAAATAA
- the gyrB gene encoding DNA topoisomerase (ATP-hydrolyzing) subunit B yields MQETDIQTAPNASADYLATNIQVLDGIEHVRKRPAMYIGDIHSRGLHHLVYEIVDNSIDETLGGFNDYIHVAMNPDGSVTVTDRGRGIPVDIHPVKKKSALELVMTVIGAGGKFDKGAYKVSGGLHGVGASVVNALSEWCEVEVYRDGKVFMQTYRRGVPQGDVKEIGVTDKRGTKVSFKPDHEIFKTTEFRKDIIIDRMRELAFLNSNLRIIVQDTEGVEETFHFEGGLKEFVRFTDSNRLSLLKEPIFLSGERDSTMVEIALQYNDSYQENVFSYVNNINTHEGGTHVTGFRKALTRTLNAYAQKNDLLKNVKITLTGDDFKEGLTAVISVKVPEPQFEGQTKTKLGNSETQSIVETIVNEQLAEFAESNPGTLKLIIEKVKGAAISREAARKAKELTRRKSVLESSGLPGKLADCSINDPEHCELYIVEGDSAGGSAKQGRDRSFQAILPLKGKILNVEKARLHKMLENEEIKTIILALGTSIGEEEFSPEKLRYGKIIIMTDADVDGAHIRTLLLTFFFRYMRSLIEAGKVFIAQPPLYLVKSGREQQYAWDEDERASVTEQMKKLQKGKANVSIQRYKGLGEMNPEQLWSTTMDPEHRSLLQVTVENAMEADQVFSTLMGDKVEPRRDFIEKNARYVRRLDV; encoded by the coding sequence ATGCAAGAAACCGATATTCAGACCGCGCCGAACGCCTCCGCCGATTACCTGGCCACCAACATCCAGGTGCTCGACGGCATCGAGCATGTCCGCAAACGTCCGGCCATGTACATTGGCGACATTCACAGCCGCGGCCTGCACCATCTCGTGTATGAGATCGTGGACAACTCGATCGACGAAACGCTCGGCGGGTTCAACGACTACATCCATGTCGCCATGAACCCCGACGGCTCGGTGACGGTCACCGACCGCGGACGCGGCATTCCGGTCGATATTCATCCGGTCAAGAAGAAGTCGGCGCTCGAACTGGTCATGACGGTCATCGGCGCGGGCGGCAAGTTCGACAAGGGGGCCTACAAGGTCTCCGGCGGTCTGCACGGCGTCGGCGCTTCGGTGGTCAACGCCCTTTCCGAGTGGTGCGAAGTCGAGGTCTATCGCGACGGCAAGGTTTTCATGCAGACATACCGCCGGGGCGTTCCCCAGGGCGATGTCAAGGAAATCGGCGTCACGGACAAGCGGGGCACGAAGGTCTCCTTCAAGCCCGACCACGAAATCTTCAAGACCACCGAGTTCCGCAAGGACATCATCATCGACCGCATGAGGGAGCTGGCATTCCTGAACAGCAACCTCCGCATCATCGTGCAGGATACCGAAGGGGTCGAAGAAACCTTCCACTTCGAGGGCGGCCTGAAGGAGTTCGTGCGCTTCACCGACTCCAACCGCCTCAGCCTTCTCAAGGAGCCGATCTTCCTGTCTGGCGAGCGCGATTCGACGATGGTCGAGATCGCCTTGCAGTACAACGACTCCTACCAGGAGAACGTTTTCAGCTACGTCAACAACATCAACACGCACGAAGGCGGCACGCACGTCACCGGCTTCCGCAAGGCGCTGACCCGTACGCTCAACGCCTACGCGCAGAAGAACGACCTGCTCAAGAACGTCAAGATCACCCTCACCGGCGACGACTTCAAGGAGGGCCTCACTGCCGTAATCTCAGTGAAAGTGCCGGAGCCGCAGTTCGAGGGGCAGACCAAGACCAAGCTCGGCAACTCCGAGACGCAGAGCATCGTCGAGACCATCGTCAACGAGCAGCTCGCCGAGTTCGCCGAGAGCAATCCCGGAACCCTGAAGCTCATCATCGAAAAGGTGAAAGGCGCGGCCATCTCGCGTGAGGCGGCTCGCAAGGCCAAGGAGCTGACCCGACGCAAGTCGGTGCTCGAAAGCTCCGGCCTGCCCGGCAAGCTCGCCGACTGCTCGATCAACGATCCCGAGCATTGCGAGCTGTACATCGTCGAGGGCGACTCGGCAGGCGGCAGCGCCAAGCAGGGGCGCGACCGGAGCTTCCAGGCGATCCTGCCGCTGAAGGGTAAAATCCTGAACGTCGAGAAGGCGCGCCTGCACAAGATGCTCGAAAACGAGGAGATCAAGACCATCATCCTGGCGCTCGGCACCAGCATCGGCGAGGAGGAGTTCTCGCCCGAAAAGCTGCGCTACGGCAAGATCATCATCATGACCGATGCCGACGTTGACGGTGCGCACATCCGCACGCTGCTGCTCACCTTCTTCTTCCGCTACATGCGCTCGCTCATCGAGGCGGGCAAGGTGTTCATCGCCCAGCCGCCGCTCTACCTGGTCAAGTCTGGCCGCGAGCAGCAGTACGCCTGGGACGAGGACGAGCGGGCGAGCGTCACGGAGCAGATGAAGAAGCTTCAAAAGGGCAAGGCCAACGTGTCGATCCAGCGCTACAAGGGTCTCGGTGAAATGAACCCCGAGCAGCTCTGGAGCACCACGATGGATCCGGAGCACCGCTCCCTGTTGCAGGTCACGGTGGAAAACGCGATGGAGGCCGACCAGGTCTTTTCAACCCTCATGGGTGACAAGGTCGAACCCCGCCGCGACTTTATCGAGAAAAATGCCCGCTATGTCAGACGCTTAGATGTCTGA
- the secD gene encoding protein translocase subunit SecD — protein MKNNRFKLILIAVVALVSVWSIWPTYRDYALTQKLKSIRSAEDSLKFAIDNREAIEQAKDKSLKLGLDLRGGMHLVMEVDILDLVEQKAWNKDATFTRVMESVKKESAAESNANIVELVAAGFKKENIKLSRYFYDMRDSDQEIVSKLNGEAKDALARAKEIIRNRIDQYGVAEPVIQTQGSQRLVIELSGVTDEARVRRLLMGTAKLEFKLVKDPETLLRAIQRVSGAPLVAPAAPAAPAVTAPADSSMAAAPVAAALQPAAAGVKKLSDVIGMMPNGQVFTPEYARDQVTAVLNRPDVLALLPQDTQLLLAAKPELTAKGEKYFPIYLVQKTPELTGGVITEAKATFSAQDNQPEASMSMNDEGTSKWARITGANIGKQIAIVLDGAVYSAPVVQSRIPSGNSVINGIGSLEEAKDLEIILKAGALPAPVRILEERTVGPSLGADYIRAGLFSLVWGFTAVAIFMIVYYNKAGIAADLALVLNILVVISVLAGFSAALTLPGIAGIVLTMGMAVDANVLIYERVREELGEGKSLRMAIDAGYNRAFSSILDSHVTTLAAAFLLYVYGVGPIQGFAVTLMIGTAASLFTAIVVTRVLFDLLLGSKFMNEKSFG, from the coding sequence ATGAAAAACAACCGCTTTAAACTCATTCTCATTGCCGTGGTCGCGCTGGTGTCGGTGTGGTCGATCTGGCCGACTTACCGTGACTATGCCCTGACACAAAAACTCAAGAGTATCCGTTCTGCCGAAGACAGCCTGAAGTTCGCCATCGATAATCGCGAGGCAATCGAGCAGGCCAAAGACAAAAGCCTGAAGCTCGGTCTCGATCTTCGCGGCGGTATGCACCTGGTGATGGAGGTCGATATTCTCGACCTCGTCGAGCAGAAGGCCTGGAACAAGGATGCGACCTTCACCCGCGTGATGGAGTCCGTCAAAAAAGAGTCCGCCGCCGAGTCCAATGCCAATATCGTCGAGCTTGTGGCTGCCGGGTTCAAAAAGGAGAATATCAAGCTCAGCCGTTACTTCTATGACATGCGCGATTCCGATCAGGAGATCGTCAGCAAGCTGAACGGCGAGGCCAAGGATGCTTTGGCGCGGGCGAAGGAGATCATCCGCAACCGTATCGACCAGTATGGCGTGGCCGAGCCGGTCATCCAGACTCAGGGTTCGCAGCGGCTGGTTATCGAGCTGTCGGGCGTTACCGACGAGGCGAGGGTTCGCCGCCTCCTGATGGGCACGGCGAAACTCGAATTCAAGCTGGTCAAGGATCCCGAAACGCTGCTCCGCGCCATTCAGCGCGTCAGTGGCGCGCCGCTCGTCGCTCCTGCGGCCCCGGCTGCTCCCGCCGTCACCGCTCCGGCCGACTCCTCGATGGCCGCCGCTCCGGTTGCCGCCGCTCTCCAGCCTGCCGCTGCCGGAGTCAAAAAGCTTTCGGATGTGATCGGCATGATGCCAAACGGACAGGTGTTCACTCCCGAGTATGCCCGCGACCAGGTCACGGCGGTGCTGAACCGGCCTGACGTGCTGGCCCTGCTGCCGCAGGACACGCAACTGCTTCTGGCGGCAAAGCCCGAGCTGACGGCGAAGGGTGAAAAGTACTTCCCGATCTATCTCGTCCAGAAAACCCCGGAACTGACCGGTGGCGTGATTACCGAGGCGAAGGCGACCTTCAGCGCGCAGGATAATCAGCCAGAGGCTTCCATGTCGATGAACGACGAGGGCACGTCGAAATGGGCGCGAATCACCGGCGCCAACATCGGCAAGCAGATCGCTATCGTGCTCGATGGCGCGGTCTACAGCGCGCCGGTCGTGCAGTCGAGGATTCCGAGCGGCAATTCGGTGATCAACGGCATTGGCAGCCTCGAAGAGGCCAAAGACCTCGAAATCATCCTGAAGGCGGGTGCGCTGCCCGCGCCAGTGCGGATTCTCGAAGAGCGCACGGTCGGTCCGTCGCTTGGCGCCGACTACATACGGGCCGGTCTGTTTTCGCTGGTCTGGGGCTTCACCGCGGTGGCCATCTTCATGATTGTCTATTATAACAAGGCGGGTATTGCCGCCGACCTGGCGCTGGTGCTCAACATTCTGGTCGTCATCTCGGTGCTTGCCGGATTCAGCGCTGCCCTGACCTTGCCCGGTATCGCCGGTATCGTGCTCACGATGGGCATGGCCGTTGACGCCAACGTGCTGATTTACGAGCGCGTCCGCGAGGAGCTTGGCGAGGGCAAGAGCCTTCGCATGGCTATCGACGCCGGGTACAACCGCGCCTTCTCGTCGATTCTCGACTCTCACGTCACGACGCTCGCCGCAGCTTTTCTGCTCTATGTTTACGGTGTCGGGCCGATCCAGGGATTTGCTGTTACCCTCATGATCGGTACCGCCGCGAGCCTGTTTACGGCTATTGTGGTCACCAGGGTGCTGTTCGACCTGTTGCTCGGCAGCAAGTTCATGAATGAAAAGAGTTTCGGATAA
- a CDS encoding peptidylprolyl isomerase, producing the protein MKKVLFAVLALLMIAMNGYADASASTSLDRIAAIVGNEIILDSDIREQELMLRLQYPDAKNDPQLRKKILDNMVTQKIILTKAKIDTVKVDEKSVEEQAAARYNSLRANFPSVQAMESRFGLPVNRLKQNIRDDIRNQQMIDAFRRKHFREVNVSYDETMAFYQQERGRLPEAPETVSVSQLIKMPLVADAARVEALDKIKAVQQQLAAGGNFADLARAYSDDPGSRQKGGDLGFTRKGELVPSFEQAASDLKPGQISGIVESRFGYHIIQLIGKAGERMHTRHILAMFDRSKTDAPATIALLKSIREEVLSGKTTFAAMAEKYSDDPATAANGGLISSGGRSGLEVAGLRPELQKIITGLKNKGDISQPEKIQPENSAPFYALFMLNSREPAHALTLERDFARIEELAMNRKSQEQFNAWIESLKKEVMVQVMSDI; encoded by the coding sequence ATGAAAAAAGTATTGTTTGCCGTGCTCGCTCTGTTGATGATCGCCATGAATGGCTATGCCGACGCATCCGCTTCGACAAGCCTTGACAGAATCGCGGCGATTGTCGGTAACGAGATCATTCTCGATTCGGATATCAGAGAGCAGGAGCTGATGTTGCGTCTTCAGTATCCCGACGCAAAAAACGATCCCCAGCTCAGGAAGAAGATTCTGGACAATATGGTCACCCAGAAAATCATCCTGACCAAGGCGAAGATCGATACCGTCAAGGTGGATGAAAAGAGCGTCGAAGAGCAGGCGGCTGCGCGCTACAATTCGCTTCGCGCCAATTTCCCGTCGGTGCAGGCAATGGAGTCGCGGTTCGGTCTGCCGGTCAACCGGCTGAAGCAGAATATTCGCGATGACATCAGGAATCAGCAGATGATCGATGCTTTCCGCCGGAAGCATTTCCGCGAGGTGAACGTTTCGTACGACGAGACGATGGCTTTCTACCAGCAGGAGAGGGGCAGGCTGCCCGAGGCGCCTGAAACGGTTTCGGTGTCGCAGCTCATCAAGATGCCGCTGGTCGCTGACGCTGCCAGAGTGGAGGCTCTCGATAAAATCAAGGCGGTTCAGCAGCAGCTTGCCGCGGGCGGCAACTTTGCCGACCTTGCCCGCGCCTATTCCGACGATCCGGGTTCGCGGCAGAAGGGCGGCGACCTTGGTTTCACCCGCAAGGGCGAACTGGTGCCGAGCTTCGAACAGGCGGCCAGCGATCTCAAGCCTGGCCAGATTTCCGGCATTGTCGAAAGCCGTTTTGGCTACCATATCATCCAGTTGATCGGCAAGGCGGGAGAGCGCATGCACACCAGGCATATCCTCGCCATGTTCGACCGGAGCAAGACCGATGCGCCTGCGACCATCGCGCTGCTCAAGTCGATCAGGGAGGAGGTGCTTTCCGGCAAGACAACCTTTGCCGCGATGGCTGAAAAGTATTCTGACGATCCCGCAACCGCCGCGAACGGGGGGCTGATCTCGTCGGGCGGACGCTCTGGCCTCGAAGTTGCAGGTCTCAGGCCCGAACTTCAGAAGATCATCACCGGCCTGAAAAACAAAGGGGATATCAGCCAGCCGGAGAAGATCCAGCCGGAAAACAGCGCCCCGTTTTATGCGCTGTTCATGCTCAATTCAAGGGAACCCGCGCACGCCCTGACTCTGGAGCGCGATTTTGCGCGGATCGAGGAGCTGGCGATGAACCGCAAGAGTCAGGAGCAGTTCAACGCCTGGATAGAGTCACTGAAAAAAGAGGTGATGGTGCAGGTTATGTCAGACATCTAA
- a CDS encoding Rne/Rng family ribonuclease has product MKKNVKKQLLMNKTGDEIQVALVEEGRLAELIIERPESMRSIGDIYLGRVHKVVEGLKAAFVDIGQKSDGFLHFSDVGTTSEDYRALVEDDDEDENGSDEGDGDEDEEGEVTSETAARQRESARPVSQAKAEPKPSAPADAAERRQSYTQMIAQKLKPNDSILVQVIKEPIGTKGSRLTSDITIAGRFMVLLPFGGGQIAVSRRVVSRKERGRLKKLVRSMLPEGFGAIIRTVAEDQEESLLKQDLEKLLAKWKQIEEKLQDAQPPQLIFKEDTIISSVLRDSLTSDVTEIVANSNSIYNETLNYIQWAAPDMVKNVSLHQGKLPLFEGYGIAKDVESIFSRKVWLKSGGYIIIEHTEAMVVVDVNSGRYAAKREQEENSLKTNLEAAREIVRQLRLRDIGGIIVVDFIDMIDPKNSKKVYDAMKTELRNDRAKSNILPLSDFGIMQITRERIRPSLMQRMGDQCPACGGTGVVQARFTTINQIERWLRKYALQQKAPFQQLDLHVSPTVLEPMRNSDMKTEMKWFLQHLVFVRIKADESLRSDDFRFYNRKHGTDITSEYN; this is encoded by the coding sequence ATGAAAAAGAATGTGAAGAAACAGCTCCTGATGAACAAGACCGGAGATGAGATCCAGGTCGCGCTCGTCGAGGAGGGACGGCTCGCCGAGCTGATCATAGAGCGTCCCGAGAGCATGAGGAGCATCGGCGACATCTACCTGGGACGGGTGCACAAGGTGGTCGAGGGTCTCAAGGCGGCGTTCGTCGATATCGGGCAGAAGTCAGACGGCTTCCTCCACTTTTCCGATGTCGGCACCACCAGCGAGGATTACCGCGCGCTGGTCGAGGATGACGATGAGGATGAAAACGGCAGCGACGAGGGCGACGGCGATGAAGATGAAGAGGGAGAAGTCACGTCCGAAACGGCGGCTCGACAGCGAGAGTCCGCCCGGCCCGTCAGCCAGGCCAAGGCCGAGCCGAAGCCATCGGCTCCGGCTGATGCCGCTGAAAGGCGTCAGTCCTACACCCAGATGATCGCCCAGAAGCTCAAGCCGAACGACTCGATCCTCGTGCAGGTGATCAAGGAGCCGATCGGCACGAAAGGTTCGCGCCTCACCTCTGACATCACCATCGCCGGACGATTCATGGTGCTCCTGCCCTTCGGCGGCGGCCAGATCGCCGTGTCGCGCCGTGTGGTGTCGCGCAAGGAGCGCGGACGGCTCAAGAAGCTGGTGCGCTCGATGCTGCCCGAAGGGTTCGGCGCGATCATCCGCACGGTGGCCGAAGATCAGGAGGAGTCGCTTCTGAAGCAGGATCTCGAAAAGCTGCTGGCCAAGTGGAAGCAGATTGAGGAGAAGCTCCAGGACGCCCAGCCGCCGCAGCTCATCTTCAAGGAGGACACCATCATTTCGAGCGTGCTGCGCGACTCGCTCACCAGCGACGTCACCGAAATCGTGGCCAACTCGAACTCCATCTACAACGAGACGCTCAACTACATCCAGTGGGCCGCGCCCGACATGGTCAAAAACGTTTCGCTCCACCAGGGCAAGCTGCCGCTCTTCGAGGGGTACGGCATCGCCAAGGATGTGGAGTCGATCTTCTCGCGCAAGGTGTGGCTCAAGTCGGGCGGCTACATCATCATCGAACACACCGAGGCGATGGTGGTGGTGGACGTCAACAGCGGTCGATACGCCGCCAAGCGCGAGCAGGAGGAGAACTCGCTCAAGACCAACCTTGAAGCCGCCCGCGAGATCGTGCGCCAGCTCCGCCTGCGCGACATCGGCGGCATCATCGTCGTGGACTTCATCGACATGATCGATCCGAAAAACTCCAAGAAGGTCTACGACGCCATGAAGACCGAGCTGCGCAACGACCGCGCCAAGTCGAACATCCTGCCGCTGTCGGACTTCGGCATCATGCAGATCACCCGCGAGCGCATCCGCCCGAGCCTCATGCAGCGCATGGGCGACCAGTGCCCCGCCTGCGGCGGCACCGGCGTGGTGCAGGCGCGCTTCACGACGATCAACCAGATCGAGCGCTGGCTCCGCAAGTACGCGCTTCAGCAGAAGGCCCCCTTCCAGCAGCTCGACCTGCACGTTAGCCCGACGGTGCTCGAACCGATGCGCAACAGCGACATGAAAACCGAGATGAAGTGGTTCCTGCAGCACCTCGTTTTCGTCCGGATCAAGGCCGACGAAAGCCTGCGCAGCGACGACTTCCGATTCTACAACCGGAAGCACGGCACCGATATCACCTCCGAATACAATTGA
- a CDS encoding YraN family protein, whose protein sequence is MHTPQWLGAEGEAIAARYLAAHGCRIVERNYRYHRNEIDIIALDGEVLCFIEVKTRTSLDKGHPAESVTQKKRKEIIRAASGYLASRPNPWITCRFDVISILALRLDEGSIPDFRIEHIRNAFMAGDDL, encoded by the coding sequence ATGCACACCCCTCAATGGCTTGGAGCCGAAGGCGAAGCGATAGCGGCGCGGTATCTCGCCGCTCACGGCTGCCGGATCGTCGAGCGCAACTACCGCTATCACCGCAACGAGATCGACATCATCGCCCTCGATGGCGAGGTTCTCTGCTTCATCGAGGTGAAGACGCGGACCTCTCTCGACAAAGGGCATCCAGCCGAATCGGTTACGCAAAAAAAACGAAAGGAGATCATCCGCGCCGCCTCCGGCTATCTGGCGAGCAGGCCCAACCCGTGGATCACCTGCCGCTTCGATGTCATATCGATCCTCGCTCTCCGGCTCGATGAAGGCTCGATTCCCGACTTCAGAATCGAGCACATCAGGAACGCCTTCATGGCTGGCGACGACCTCTGA
- the secF gene encoding protein translocase subunit SecF — protein MRIFQKTNFNFIKHRKIAYAISSILLVAGLVSLFIRGLNYGIDFKGGSEVVIRFEKPVDVGAVRSIMEQAGVNGSVKQYGLDRSFLLKTDFQGDTSKLKALISNSLASRLPDNASQILSVQAVGPSIASDMKMSALKALAAALVGILLYVSVRFEFKFATAGVVAIFHDVLTVLGLFSLLGGLFDFMPLEVDQSIIAAFLTIAGYSITDTVVVYDRIRERLRGQKPSDYERIFNESMNQTLSRTIITSGTTMLSVIVLFIFAGPAIRSFAFAMFAGILVGTYSSIFVAAPIVFDWQTRSKSPIKFRGA, from the coding sequence ATGCGCATTTTTCAGAAAACCAACTTCAACTTCATCAAGCATCGCAAGATCGCCTATGCGATCTCCTCCATCCTGCTCGTCGCCGGGTTGGTCTCGCTCTTCATCAGGGGGCTGAACTACGGTATCGATTTCAAGGGCGGTTCAGAGGTGGTTATCCGTTTCGAAAAACCGGTCGATGTCGGCGCCGTCCGCTCGATCATGGAGCAGGCCGGAGTGAACGGCTCGGTCAAGCAATATGGACTGGATCGCTCATTCCTGCTCAAAACCGATTTTCAGGGCGACACCTCCAAACTCAAGGCGCTGATCTCAAATTCACTCGCTTCGCGTCTGCCGGACAATGCCTCACAGATTCTGAGCGTTCAGGCGGTCGGGCCGAGCATCGCTTCCGATATGAAGATGTCGGCGCTCAAGGCGCTGGCGGCGGCGCTGGTTGGCATTCTGCTCTATGTGAGCGTGCGCTTCGAGTTCAAGTTCGCCACGGCGGGCGTTGTGGCGATTTTTCACGACGTGCTCACCGTGCTCGGTCTCTTCAGCCTGCTTGGCGGCCTGTTCGATTTCATGCCGCTGGAGGTCGACCAGAGCATCATCGCAGCCTTCCTGACCATCGCCGGTTATTCGATCACCGACACGGTCGTCGTCTACGACCGTATCCGCGAGCGGCTGCGCGGGCAAAAGCCTTCCGATTACGAGCGGATTTTCAACGAGAGCATGAACCAGACGCTCTCCCGAACCATCATCACCTCGGGCACCACCATGCTCTCGGTGATCGTGCTCTTCATCTTCGCCGGCCCGGCCATCCGCAGCTTCGCCTTCGCCATGTTCGCGGGCATTCTGGTCGGCACCTACTCCTCGATTTTCGTGGCCGCGCCGATCGTGTTCGACTGGCAGACCCGTTCGAAGAGTCCCATCAAGTTCCGGGGCGCCTGA
- a CDS encoding 2,3,4,5-tetrahydropyridine-2,6-dicarboxylate N-succinyltransferase has product MEQYQQIKEQIIALSSLTAGQLQADAEARQLFERFKALLNDGKIRAANPDDSGEGWTVNQWVKQGILVGMKLGVLVEHHVELGGFERFSYIDKDTYPLHRFSVADSVRIVPGGSSVRDGSYLAPSVVMMPPSYVNVGAYVDEGTMIDSHVLVGSCAQVGKKVHLSAAVQVGGVLEPIGAMPVIIEDEVMVGGNCGIYEGTIVRKRAVIGTGVILNGSTPVYDLVNGTILRKTADSPLVIPEGAVVVAGSRQAKGDFAAEHGLSIYTPLIVKYRDERTDSATALESALR; this is encoded by the coding sequence ATGGAACAGTATCAGCAGATAAAGGAACAGATCATCGCATTGTCTTCGCTCACCGCCGGCCAGCTCCAGGCCGATGCCGAAGCGCGTCAGCTTTTCGAGCGTTTCAAGGCGTTGCTCAACGATGGAAAAATCCGCGCCGCCAATCCCGACGATTCGGGAGAGGGCTGGACGGTAAACCAGTGGGTCAAGCAGGGCATCCTGGTCGGCATGAAGCTTGGCGTGCTGGTGGAGCACCATGTCGAGCTTGGCGGCTTCGAACGCTTCTCCTACATCGACAAGGATACCTACCCGCTCCATCGCTTCAGCGTGGCGGACAGCGTGCGGATCGTGCCCGGCGGCTCCTCGGTGCGCGATGGCTCGTATCTCGCCCCCTCGGTGGTGATGATGCCGCCATCGTACGTCAACGTCGGTGCTTACGTGGATGAAGGCACCATGATCGACTCCCACGTGCTGGTCGGCAGTTGCGCCCAGGTCGGCAAAAAGGTGCACCTCTCCGCCGCCGTGCAGGTTGGCGGCGTGCTCGAACCCATCGGCGCGATGCCGGTCATCATCGAAGACGAGGTGATGGTTGGCGGCAACTGCGGCATCTACGAGGGCACCATCGTCCGCAAGCGGGCGGTCATCGGCACCGGCGTCATCCTGAACGGCTCGACGCCGGTCTACGATCTGGTCAACGGCACGATCCTGCGCAAAACCGCCGACTCGCCGCTCGTCATTCCCGAAGGCGCGGTGGTGGTGGCCGGTTCCCGCCAGGCGAAAGGCGACTTCGCTGCCGAACACGGCCTGTCGATCTACACGCCGCTGATCGTCAAGTACCGCGACGAGCGCACTGACAGCGCAACGGCGCTCGAAAGCGCGCTCAGATGA
- a CDS encoding four helix bundle suffix domain-containing protein: protein MCCYLLDRQLQSIESDFLEQGGIRERMTRVRLERRSKGG, encoded by the coding sequence GTGTGCTGTTATCTGCTCGATCGTCAGCTTCAGAGTATCGAGAGTGATTTCCTCGAACAGGGCGGTATTCGTGAGCGCATGACCAGAGTCCGGCTTGAGAGGCGAAGCAAAGGGGGATAG